The genomic segment CGAGGTCAGACATTTGCTCGCGCGTGATCATACAAGGCGCTTTCGTGTCTCAGTAAGAATCTCCTGAGCGAACTCGTTATCATTGACAGCTCGGGCAAGAATGAGAGCCCCAACCATCGAGGCAAACATATGGATCGCATCTCCGCGCGCGGAACGACGAGAGCGCCAGGGGAAGCGGGTCGCGAATTTGTGGATGAAAGCTTTTAGGTTGTCCGTGAAGGCGCCTTGAACATGCTTTTCCTGGCGAACCTCAGACGCCAGAGCGGCAACGGGACATCCTCCACCGCAATCCGTTATATGCTTTGTACTCAAGTAGTCGTCCACGTATCGAGCTTTGCCTCGCTGAGTAGGAGGCAATTTATCCAAGTCGCCCCTGGCTCGCTCCATCTCACGTGTGAGAGCTTCCGACATAAGAGATTCTTTGGAGGCGAAGTGGTTGTAAAAGGGACCATGTGTCAAGCCGGCCGCGCTCATCAGCTCGCTGACACTGACTCCTGAAAACCCCCTTTCTAGAAAAAGGCGTATCGACTCATCGAGGATCTGCTGATGTTTTTTTGCGGTATCCGCTGCCGAGTATCCCATGTGCTTCTCCATTTTTTGATCAACGAGATCAACTCAAAGCCGAGTTCTCCGAGATGCACGAAGAATTTCGAGAATTTTGTGAATCCCTGCGTTGCCTATCAGCATGATATATATCATGCTGAATGGAGGAAGACGAGACCTATTATGAAGATTCGTGATTCAGTCGCATTCGTAACCGGCGCAGACCGGGGAATCGGTTTGGTATTTGCACAAGAACTGCTCGCTGCAGGGGCACGAAAAGTCTATGCCGCAGCGCGCAATCAAGAACGTATTCCGGTTGATGGAGTAACGCGGATACACCTGGACGAGACGGATCTCAACACCGTCGCTTCTGCCAAGACTTTGCAAACAGAATCCAGCAAATGCTACGTATCCAAATCCAAGATGCTGCCTGTGCTTGGCGCTCTGATAGTGCTGCTATTTGCGGCCCAGCCGCTTCCCGTATTGGCGCAATCAGCGGGTAAGGTACTTATCATCATGTCGAGCGCACGACAACTCGTCCTGAATGACGGCAAGGTATACAACACAGGCTATTACTTGCCAGAGCTTGCCGATCCCCTCCGCAAACTTCTCGATGCTGGATACACCCCGGTCTTTGCCAATCCGAAGGGGGATGCACCGAATTTCGACCCCGTTTCAAATGACAAGTTCTACTTTGGAAACAGTGATCAAGCTCGCGCGTCCGCTGTTGCTCTGGTCGAGTCGATGCAAGGTCTGAAACATCCCATGACACTTGCCCAGGTACTTGAGGAGGGAACCGATGGCTATGTTGGAATCTTCATCCCAGGTGGGCACGCCCCGATGCAGGACCTGATGCAAGACAAGACTCTGGGACAAATACTGCTCGCATTTCACTCGAATGGTCGCCCGACCGCCCTTATCTGCCATGGTCCAATGGCGCTCTTGTCGACGGTCTCGGACCCAGTGGCGTTCCGGGCCGCACTCGCAAAGAGAGACTACGTCACAGCCGCCACCATCGCCAAGGACTGGCCGTACGCTGGTTATAGGCTGACGGTCTTCTCCTCCGCCGAGGAGCATATGCTGGAGGGTTCTTCCGGTCAGCTTGGTGGCCAAGTGCAATTCTACCCTCCCGATGGTTTAGCCCAGGCTGGCGCGCATGTAGACCATGTTGGCTTGTGGCAACCGAATGTCATTGAGGACCGAGAAGTGATTACCGGCCAACAGCCAGGCTCGTCCGAACTCTTCGGGGATGCCCTCGTAGCTAAGCTCAGAGATGCCCGTCATTGAACGCGAAGGTCCTCGATAACTGTCGGTGCCTGGCACTTATCGCTAGCAAACGCTCGTGCGCCACACAACATAGGCAAATAACGCCCGAAGAAATTGTGACAGGGGCCACTGACACACCAGTGAAGCTTAATAAAAAGGAGATTTACCATGAAAATTCGTGATTCAGTCGTATTCGTAACAGGTGCAAACCGGGGAATCGGTTTGGTATTTGCACAAGAGCTGCTCGCTGCAGGGGCA from the Edaphobacter bradus genome contains:
- a CDS encoding TetR/AcrR family transcriptional regulator, whose product is MGYSAADTAKKHQQILDESIRLFLERGFSGVSVSELMSAAGLTHGPFYNHFASKESLMSEALTREMERARGDLDKLPPTQRGKARYVDDYLSTKHITDCGGGCPVAALASEVRQEKHVQGAFTDNLKAFIHKFATRFPWRSRRSARGDAIHMFASMVGALILARAVNDNEFAQEILTETRKRLV
- a CDS encoding DJ-1/PfpI family protein, with amino-acid sequence MKIRDSVAFVTGADRGIGLVFAQELLAAGARKVYAAARNQERIPVDGVTRIHLDETDLNTVASAKTLQTESSKCYVSKSKMLPVLGALIVLLFAAQPLPVLAQSAGKVLIIMSSARQLVLNDGKVYNTGYYLPELADPLRKLLDAGYTPVFANPKGDAPNFDPVSNDKFYFGNSDQARASAVALVESMQGLKHPMTLAQVLEEGTDGYVGIFIPGGHAPMQDLMQDKTLGQILLAFHSNGRPTALICHGPMALLSTVSDPVAFRAALAKRDYVTAATIAKDWPYAGYRLTVFSSAEEHMLEGSSGQLGGQVQFYPPDGLAQAGAHVDHVGLWQPNVIEDREVITGQQPGSSELFGDALVAKLRDARH